Below is a genomic region from Paenibacillus rhizovicinus.
CTGACCGCAAAAACGTATGGATGGTTGCCGACGCGATTCGCGACCTCGCCGTCAAAGCGCGCGATGGCAAGCTGAGCGCGAACGAGATGAGAGGCAGCACCATCAGCATCACGAACATCGGTTCCGCGGGCGGCATGTTCTTCACGCCGGTCATCAACTTCCCTGAAGTTGCGATCCTCGGTACGGGCCGTATCTCGGAGAAGCCGGTTATCAAGAACGGCGAAATCGTTGCAGGTTCCGTCATGGCTCTGTCCCTTAGCTTTGACCACCGTCTAATTGACGGCGCGACAGCTCAAAACTTCATGAACTACATTAAACAGCTGCTTGCTGATCCGCAATTACTTGTAATGGAGGTTTAAAACTATGGTCGTAGGTGACGCTTCACTCGATATCGATTTGCTAGTCATTGGTGCGGGACCAGGGGGCTACGTTGCAGCTATTCGCGCAGCGCAGCTTGGTCAAAACGTACTTATCGTAGATAAACAATATGTAGGCGGCGTGTGCTTGAACGTGGGTTGCATCCCATCCAAAGCGCTTATCTCCGCTTCCCATCAATACGAATCCATCAGCCACGCTTCGGAATTCGGTATCACGGCTTCCGACGTGAAGGTTGAATGGAGCAAAGTACAGGAGTTCAAGAACGGCGTCGTCAAGAAATTGACGGGCGGCGTGGCTTCACTCCTCAAAGCGAACAAAATTCAATATTTTGCCGGCGAGGTTATGTTCATCAACGAGAACGAAGCACGTGTTTTCAATGATCAAGAAGCGCCGCGCTACCGTTTCAAGAACTGCATCATCGCGACGGGCTCCCGTCCGATCGAGCTGAAAGCTTTCCCTTACGGCGGACGCATCGTGTCCTCGACAGGCGCTTTGTCGCTGCCTGAAATTCCGAAGAGCCTCGTTGTTATCGGCGGCGGCTATATCGGTATCGAGCTTGGCCAAATGTACGCTAAATTCGGCACGCAAGTGACGATCATCGAAGGTTCCGACAGCATCCTGCCTGGCTTCGATTCCGATATGTCCTCGCTCGTTGCGAAGAAATTGAAAGCAGCGAAAGCGGAAATCGTAACCGGCGCGCAAGCGAAGAGCGCAGCGCAAACGGACAACGACGTAACGGTAACGTACACGGTAAACGGCGAAGACAAGCAAGTTACGGCGGATTACCTGCTCGTAACCGTCGGCCGTCGTCCGAACACGGACGGCGAGCTTGGTCTTGACCTGATCAACCTGAAAATGTCGGATCGCGGCCTGATCGAGGTTGACGAGCAATGCCGTACAAGCATTCCGCATATCTATGCGATCGGCGACATCATCCCTGGTCCTGCGCTTGCGCACAAAGCAATGTACGAAGGCCGCGTCGCGGCTGAAGTTATTGCCGGACAACCAAGCAAGATCGACTACAAATGCATCCCGCTTGTTGTTTTCTCCGATCCGGAATGCTCCAGCGTCGGTTACAGCGAGAAGGAAGCCAAAGAAAAAGGCCACAACGTCAAAGTGGGCAAATTCCCGTTCAACATCAATGGACGCGCATTGTCGCTCGGCGTTAAAGAAGGCTTCGTTAAAGTGATCGCGGATGCGGATAACGGTCTTGTGCTCGGCGCGCAAATCGCTGGTATCGAAGCTTCCAACATGATCGCGGAGCTTGGTCTTGCGATCGAAATGGGCGCAACGCTCGAAGATATCGCACTGACGATCCATGCGCATCCAACGCTCGGCGAGATCGTGCTGGATGCTGTTGAAATGGCGCTTGGCCACCCGATTCACGCGATCGCGAAGTAATCACCTATCGCGGTACAATCGCATAACGTAACATTAATAAGAGCGAAGAGGTCACGCCGCAGTTGTTCTGCAGCGGGCCTCTTTTTTACATAACGAGTAATGTAATTTTTACAAGCGAGAAGGATGGTGACCGGCATGTCCGAGAACAGCAAACCGACCAGCGAATCCCGATCCGCCATGATGCAGCTTATTTTCCCGTCCGATACGAATTATCACGGTACGATGTTCGGCGGTAAAGTCATGGAATATATGGACAAAATCGCGGCCATCGCCAGCATGCGCCATGCGAGAGGCCCGGTCGTGACGGCTTCGACCGACAGTCTGGATTTCGTCGCGCCGATTCGGGTTGGCGATATGATCGACGTCGAGGCGTTCGTGACTTGGACGCATCGCAGTTCCATGGAAGTTTACGTGAAAGCGGAGACGGAGAACGTGTACACGGGAGACCGCAAAACGGCGGTTACCGCGTTCTTCTCGTTCGTCGCGCTGGACGAGGACGGGAAGCCGAAGCCGGTCGCGTCCATTATTCCCGAAACCGAAGAAGAATGGGCGCTTCATCGCTCTGCGCCTGCCAGATACGAACTTCGCATGCAACGAAAGCGGGACAGAATCGACAATAAGTGATAAAATAATAGAAATAACTACTGGCGT
It encodes:
- the lpdA gene encoding dihydrolipoyl dehydrogenase, with amino-acid sequence MVVGDASLDIDLLVIGAGPGGYVAAIRAAQLGQNVLIVDKQYVGGVCLNVGCIPSKALISASHQYESISHASEFGITASDVKVEWSKVQEFKNGVVKKLTGGVASLLKANKIQYFAGEVMFINENEARVFNDQEAPRYRFKNCIIATGSRPIELKAFPYGGRIVSSTGALSLPEIPKSLVVIGGGYIGIELGQMYAKFGTQVTIIEGSDSILPGFDSDMSSLVAKKLKAAKAEIVTGAQAKSAAQTDNDVTVTYTVNGEDKQVTADYLLVTVGRRPNTDGELGLDLINLKMSDRGLIEVDEQCRTSIPHIYAIGDIIPGPALAHKAMYEGRVAAEVIAGQPSKIDYKCIPLVVFSDPECSSVGYSEKEAKEKGHNVKVGKFPFNINGRALSLGVKEGFVKVIADADNGLVLGAQIAGIEASNMIAELGLAIEMGATLEDIALTIHAHPTLGEIVLDAVEMALGHPIHAIAK
- a CDS encoding acyl-CoA thioesterase; amino-acid sequence: MSENSKPTSESRSAMMQLIFPSDTNYHGTMFGGKVMEYMDKIAAIASMRHARGPVVTASTDSLDFVAPIRVGDMIDVEAFVTWTHRSSMEVYVKAETENVYTGDRKTAVTAFFSFVALDEDGKPKPVASIIPETEEEWALHRSAPARYELRMQRKRDRIDNK